A single region of the Blattabacterium sp. (Cryptocercus kyebangensis) genome encodes:
- a CDS encoding 6-pyruvoyl trahydropterin synthase family protein: MKATISRKGHFSAAHRLYNVHWDHNKNIEEFGKCAYVNYHGHNYKYIVSITGEINPKTGFVFSIQKLKNLIREEIDVLFDHKNINVDIEKFYDVNPTTENIVVFLWNQIKKKISSNLDLKITLYETENNFAEYDGS; this comes from the coding sequence ATGAAAGCAACTATAAGTAGAAAAGGACATTTTAGTGCAGCACATAGGCTTTATAATGTTCATTGGGATCATAATAAAAATATTGAAGAATTTGGAAAATGTGCATATGTCAATTATCATGGACATAATTATAAATATATTGTTAGTATTACAGGAGAAATAAATCCAAAAACTGGATTTGTTTTTAGTATACAAAAATTAAAAAATCTTATTCGTGAAGAAATAGATGTTCTTTTTGATCATAAAAATATTAATGTAGATATTGAAAAATTTTATGATGTTAATCCTACAACGGAAAATATTGTTGTTTTTCTTTGGAATCAAATAAAAAAAAAAATATCTTCTAATTTAGATTTAAAAATAACTTTGTACGAAACTGAAAACAATTTTGCAGAATATGATGGATCTTAA
- a CDS encoding PaaI family thioesterase → MYTLKIKYIRIGINTLIAKMSVNKKLLQPMGFLHGGATIALAESVGSALSVINVNKDNSNVFNIEISANHIKNVKNGILFAKAKIVHKGKTIHFLKINIYNEHKDIISFCKMTNIIIPKKKYEIYRNKHH, encoded by the coding sequence ATGTATACTTTGAAAATAAAATATATTCGTATAGGAATAAATACTTTAATAGCAAAAATGTCAGTAAATAAAAAATTACTTCAACCCATGGGTTTTCTTCATGGTGGGGCTACAATTGCTTTAGCGGAAAGTGTTGGAAGTGCTTTATCTGTAATAAACGTGAATAAAGATAATTCAAATGTTTTTAACATAGAAATTTCTGCAAATCATATAAAGAATGTTAAAAATGGAATTCTTTTTGCGAAAGCAAAGATTGTTCATAAAGGGAAAACCATTCATTTTTTAAAAATAAATATCTATAATGAACATAAAGATATTATTAGTTTTTGTAAAATGACTAATATAATAATTCCTAAAAAAAAATATGAAATTTATAGAAATAAGCATCATTAG
- a CDS encoding NUDIX domain-containing protein, with protein sequence MKKKDMFIPLIGKKNKIIGFEKKEKIHIRGLLHSAVSVFIFKNDTKNNNKLLMLQKRSSEKYHSSLLWTNTCCSHPKKDESILTAAHRCLIEEMGFDCFLEKRFCFTYHELLNNGLIENELDHVFVGYYSHPPVINSREVDKWKWITLKELIKDIHFYPNSYTIWFKIIINKYLNKLNFE encoded by the coding sequence ATGAAAAAAAAAGATATGTTTATTCCTCTAATAGGTAAAAAAAATAAAATTATTGGTTTTGAAAAAAAAGAAAAAATTCATATAAGAGGATTATTACACAGTGCGGTATCCGTATTTATATTTAAAAATGATACAAAAAATAATAATAAATTATTAATGTTACAAAAAAGATCTTCAGAAAAATATCATTCTTCACTACTTTGGACTAATACATGTTGTAGTCATCCTAAAAAGGATGAGTCTATTTTAACAGCAGCACATAGATGTTTAATAGAAGAAATGGGGTTTGATTGTTTTTTAGAAAAAAGATTTTGTTTCACTTACCATGAATTATTAAATAATGGATTAATAGAAAATGAATTAGACCATGTTTTTGTAGGATATTATTCTCATCCACCCGTAATTAATTCTAGAGAAGTAGATAAATGGAAATGGATTACACTAAAAGAATTGATCAAAGATATTCATTTTTATCCCAATTCTTACACTATATGGTTTAAAATTATTATTAATAAATATTTAAACAAATTAAATTTCGAATAA
- the gcvT gene encoding glycine cleavage system aminomethyltransferase GcvT has protein sequence MMDLNVLKKTILYNNHIKLGAKMIPYSGFSMPLQYISSLIEHMAVRESAGIFDVSHMGKFILKGKDSHNFLQYLTINNLSNIKSGQAQYTCFVNSLGGIIDDLVIYKISEKKFLLIVNAINIDKNKKWINDHIKDKNLKFSDISQKYSFLSIQGPKSISYIQKLTNISLSKIPFYHFEIGKFSDIDKILISSTGYTGSKGVEIFIHNKYAEYIWNNILKIGAPSSKIMPCGIASRNSLRMEMGYRLYGQDISEEITPIEAGLCWITKFNKKFIAKDILQKQKTEGPYKKFFSFVIEEKGKIPRQGYLLKNKENSIIGKVTSGCFSPVLKKGIGLGFITEKKLDKKSVFISIREKKIPINIVKCPFIKI, from the coding sequence ATGATGGATCTTAATGTATTAAAAAAAACTATATTATATAATAATCATATAAAATTAGGAGCTAAAATGATTCCTTATTCTGGATTCTCCATGCCTCTTCAGTATATTTCTTCATTAATAGAACATATGGCAGTAAGAGAATCCGCAGGGATATTTGATGTTAGTCATATGGGAAAATTTATTTTAAAAGGAAAAGATTCCCATAATTTTCTTCAATATCTAACAATAAATAATCTATCTAATATAAAATCTGGACAAGCTCAATATACTTGTTTCGTTAATTCTTTAGGAGGTATTATCGATGATTTAGTTATTTATAAAATTTCAGAAAAAAAATTTTTACTCATAGTTAATGCAATAAATATTGATAAAAATAAAAAATGGATAAATGATCATATAAAGGATAAAAATTTAAAATTTTCAGATATATCTCAAAAATATTCTTTTTTATCTATACAAGGACCAAAATCTATATCCTATATTCAAAAATTAACGAATATTTCGTTATCTAAAATTCCTTTTTATCATTTTGAAATAGGAAAATTTTCGGATATAGATAAAATTTTGATATCCAGTACAGGATATACTGGATCTAAAGGAGTAGAAATTTTTATTCATAATAAATATGCAGAATATATATGGAATAATATCCTAAAGATAGGTGCTCCATCATCTAAAATAATGCCTTGTGGAATAGCAAGTAGAAATTCATTGAGAATGGAAATGGGTTACCGTTTATATGGTCAGGATATTTCTGAAGAAATTACTCCTATAGAAGCTGGATTATGTTGGATTACAAAATTTAATAAAAAATTTATAGCAAAAGACATACTGCAAAAACAAAAAACAGAAGGTCCATACAAAAAATTTTTTTCTTTTGTTATAGAAGAAAAAGGCAAAATACCTAGACAAGGATATTTATTGAAAAATAAAGAAAATTCTATTATTGGAAAAGTAACTTCTGGTTGTTTTTCTCCAGTTTTAAAAAAAGGAATAGGATTAGGTTTTATTACAGAAAAAAAATTAGATAAAAAATCTGTTTTTATTTCAATAAGAGAAAAAAAAATTCCTATTAATATTGTAAAATGCCCATTTATAAAAATTTAG
- a CDS encoding MATE family efflux transporter, whose product MVGLLGKKALASVSLANSVFLVLVIFGFGISTAISPLIASVDAKNEYKKGAVIFYHGLILNFFLSILMYIFIHIFFYILPYLGQPKEILNDAISFLRITAFSLIPWMIFEVFRKFSEGLSLVFPSLIITWISAFINIFLNYSFINGFYGIPRLGISGVAYATLISRITMLIGIYFLLYKYKKVRNYYNHFKYFFFKKKYLKKILKIGIPSGLHMLFEMSAFSISSFISGKCGIKELAAHQIVLNLVSSTFLLSTGFSVSATIRIGNQLALKNYSELRKVGWSVIIMGIIFMLICSLIFFFFRSYIPYLYIKNDYEVVYIAEKMIIIASIFQISDGIQGIIIGALRGIQDVNVPMCISFFSYWIIALPIAWLFSIYFKMGGKGVWIGLCIGITLSSMLLIIRYETITKRLIKEKGKYKTSNLLLKNKFIK is encoded by the coding sequence ATGGTTGGTCTTTTAGGTAAAAAAGCTTTGGCTTCAGTTTCATTAGCTAACTCTGTATTTCTTGTACTCGTTATTTTTGGATTTGGAATATCTACGGCTATATCTCCTTTAATAGCATCAGTAGATGCAAAAAATGAGTATAAAAAAGGAGCTGTTATTTTCTATCATGGATTGATTCTCAATTTTTTTTTATCAATACTCATGTATATTTTTATACATATTTTCTTCTATATTCTTCCATATTTAGGACAACCTAAAGAAATTTTAAATGATGCAATATCGTTCTTAAGAATTACAGCTTTTTCTTTGATCCCATGGATGATTTTCGAAGTTTTTAGAAAATTTTCAGAAGGATTATCTTTAGTTTTTCCAAGTCTAATCATTACTTGGATCTCTGCTTTTATTAATATTTTTCTTAATTATTCGTTCATTAATGGATTCTACGGAATACCAAGATTAGGAATTTCTGGAGTAGCTTATGCTACTTTAATTTCCAGAATTACCATGTTAATAGGTATTTATTTTTTATTATATAAATACAAAAAAGTTCGTAATTATTATAATCATTTTAAATATTTTTTTTTTAAAAAAAAATATTTGAAAAAAATTCTAAAAATAGGTATTCCTTCCGGATTGCATATGTTATTTGAAATGAGTGCTTTTTCTATCTCTTCTTTTATATCCGGAAAATGTGGAATAAAAGAATTAGCTGCACATCAAATAGTACTTAATCTTGTCTCCTCTACTTTTCTTCTTAGTACAGGATTTTCTGTATCAGCAACAATTAGAATAGGAAATCAGTTAGCATTAAAAAATTATTCTGAATTAAGAAAAGTAGGATGGTCGGTTATAATTATGGGAATAATATTTATGTTAATATGTAGTCTTATATTTTTCTTTTTTCGAAGTTATATTCCTTATTTATATATAAAAAACGATTATGAAGTAGTTTATATAGCAGAAAAAATGATTATAATTGCTAGTATTTTTCAAATATCTGATGGAATACAAGGAATAATCATTGGAGCATTAAGAGGAATACAAGATGTTAATGTTCCTATGTGTATAAGTTTTTTTTCTTATTGGATTATCGCATTACCTATAGCATGGTTATTTTCCATATATTTTAAAATGGGTGGAAAAGGTGTATGGATTGGATTATGCATAGGGATTACTTTATCATCTATGCTTTTGATAATAAGATATGAAACTATAACTAAAAGACTTATAAAAGAAAAAGGAAAATATAAAACTTCTAATCTTCTTTTGAAGAATAAATTTATTAAGTAA
- a CDS encoding DEAD/DEAH box helicase — MKTFKEYNFLNDKIIQAIEAIGFKSPTPIQKKVIPFLLESEKDIIALAQTGTGKTAAFGLPIIQKINLEIRNPQALILCPTRELCIQITRDLFRFSKYISLIKIISLYGGVSIDNQIKSLKKSNHIIVGTPGRIIDLIRRNKLYLSNIKYLVLDEADEMLNMGFKEELDSIISKLPKKRQSLLFSATMSKYMNVIAHSYLIEPKEIITGKRNISSDDVKHIYYIVSNSNKYLALKRIVDIHPEIYGIIFCRTRKETKEIAESLIQDGYNADSIYGDLSQAQRESVMNRFRKKNLQLLVATDVAARGIDVNDITHVINYNLPDESEIYVHRSGRTGRAGNTGISVCIIHSKETKNLREFEKKIEKTFERTMIPSGKEICEKQLIYFIEKVKNVIVDEQSMIPFFPEIQKKLESFDKEELIKRFSWIEFNRFISSYKNSKDINIIPSSKSNSSFFYTKKFKKGSFFKSKKFKKESFSKLFLNIGSKDNLTKLRLINLINQVVNNNSRVNIGHIEILSNFSLFEVEKRYQNKILTGMSRINHFGRPLSIEIKK, encoded by the coding sequence ATGAAAACCTTTAAAGAATACAATTTTTTAAACGATAAAATTATTCAAGCTATAGAAGCTATTGGATTTAAATCTCCTACTCCTATACAAAAAAAAGTAATTCCATTTTTATTAGAATCAGAAAAAGATATAATAGCATTAGCTCAAACAGGTACTGGAAAAACAGCGGCTTTTGGATTACCTATTATACAAAAAATAAATTTAGAAATTCGTAACCCACAAGCATTAATACTATGCCCTACAAGAGAGCTTTGTATTCAAATTACACGTGATCTCTTTCGTTTTTCAAAATATATTTCACTAATAAAAATTATTTCATTATATGGTGGAGTGAGCATAGATAATCAAATAAAATCTCTTAAAAAAAGCAATCATATAATTGTAGGAACACCAGGTAGAATTATTGATTTAATTCGAAGAAATAAATTGTATTTATCTAATATTAAATATTTAGTACTCGATGAAGCGGATGAAATGCTAAATATGGGATTTAAAGAAGAATTAGATTCCATTATTTCAAAATTACCAAAAAAAAGACAAAGTCTCCTATTTTCAGCGACAATGTCTAAATATATGAATGTTATAGCACATTCTTATTTAATAGAACCTAAAGAAATTATTACAGGAAAACGAAATATTTCTTCTGATGATGTAAAACATATTTACTACATAGTAAGTAATTCAAATAAATATTTAGCATTAAAACGTATCGTAGATATTCATCCAGAAATTTATGGAATTATATTTTGTAGAACTAGAAAAGAGACTAAAGAAATAGCAGAATCCTTAATACAAGATGGTTATAATGCAGATTCTATTTATGGAGATTTATCACAAGCACAACGTGAGTCTGTTATGAATAGATTCAGAAAAAAAAATTTACAATTGCTTGTAGCAACAGATGTTGCTGCTAGAGGAATAGATGTAAATGATATTACTCATGTTATAAACTATAATCTCCCTGATGAAAGTGAAATTTATGTTCACAGAAGTGGTCGAACGGGTAGAGCTGGAAATACAGGTATTTCTGTTTGTATTATTCATTCTAAAGAGACTAAAAATTTACGAGAATTTGAAAAAAAGATTGAAAAAACTTTTGAACGAACTATGATTCCTTCTGGAAAAGAAATATGCGAGAAACAACTAATCTATTTTATAGAAAAGGTAAAAAATGTAATAGTTGATGAACAATCAATGATTCCATTTTTTCCGGAAATACAAAAAAAATTAGAATCATTCGATAAAGAAGAATTAATCAAACGTTTTTCTTGGATAGAATTTAATCGTTTTATTTCTTCTTATAAAAATTCTAAAGACATTAATATTATTCCTTCCTCTAAATCTAATTCTTCCTTTTTCTATACAAAAAAATTCAAGAAAGGATCTTTTTTTAAATCCAAAAAATTCAAAAAAGAATCTTTTTCTAAACTTTTTTTAAATATAGGATCCAAAGATAATTTAACAAAATTAAGATTAATTAACTTAATTAATCAAGTAGTTAATAATAATTCACGTGTTAATATTGGCCATATAG